One window of the Spirochaetia bacterium 38H-sp genome contains the following:
- a CDS encoding winged helix-turn-helix domain-containing protein: MIKSDGVAIFLRDVSQSVFLKEQLKKTAQYNSFFLVSSLEDAVSHPVCVITWEDFLSVSSLDKINSYIIVSGTPSNVAKAFSLGCADYLKEPWSLEELVARTSRFLRKNIKTEFLDIWFDNHKIVVNDSPLWLSPTRKNLLLFFLKNSGVCLPKGAIAMTIGSKLENSRAVDMQIAILRKELAACLPGLEKCIVSVTRKGYIFLPERFQQVCDCHKKSKSR, translated from the coding sequence ATGATAAAGAGTGATGGAGTAGCTATATTCTTACGAGATGTATCTCAATCTGTTTTCTTAAAAGAACAATTAAAAAAAACAGCGCAGTATAATTCTTTTTTTCTTGTGTCTTCCCTAGAAGATGCTGTTTCTCATCCTGTTTGTGTTATTACCTGGGAGGATTTTTTATCTGTTTCTTCTCTTGACAAAATCAATTCTTATATTATTGTTTCTGGAACTCCTTCTAATGTTGCAAAGGCTTTTTCTCTAGGATGCGCTGATTATCTCAAAGAACCATGGTCACTAGAAGAGCTTGTCGCCAGAACTTCCAGGTTTTTGAGAAAAAATATAAAAACAGAATTTCTTGATATCTGGTTTGATAATCATAAAATCGTTGTAAATGATTCACCTCTTTGGCTAAGTCCTACAAGAAAGAACTTGCTCCTGTTTTTTTTAAAAAACTCCGGAGTTTGCCTGCCCAAGGGTGCCATTGCAATGACAATAGGAAGTAAGTTAGAAAATTCCAGAGCGGTTGATATGCAAATTGCTATTCTCAGAAAAGAATTGGCTGCCTGTCTTCCGGGTTTGGAAAAATGTATAGTATCAGTAACACGAAAGGGTTATATTTTTTTGCCAGAAAGGTTTCAGCAGGTATGCGACTGTCATAAAAAAAGCAAGTCGCGCTAG